A single Methanofastidiosum sp. DNA region contains:
- a CDS encoding carboxymuconolactone decarboxylase family protein, whose translation MKDGVFYGKGVNKIKNEYPEIYEAIVKLDEAVFTGRVLDYRTQKLVALGITAARADESATKRQMMSGMNEFNITKDEIVDVLRVVLLTSGMPAFNKGMRILDEIEKQ comes from the coding sequence ATGAAAGACGGCGTATTTTACGGAAAAGGTGTAAACAAAATAAAAAATGAATATCCAGAGATATATGAAGCTATAGTAAAGCTTGACGAAGCAGTTTTCACTGGAAGAGTCTTAGACTATAGGACTCAGAAATTAGTTGCACTTGGAATAACAGCAGCTAGAGCAGATGAAAGTGCAACAAAAAGACAGATGATGTCGGGGATGAATGAATTTAATATAACAAAGGATGAAATTGTTGATGTACTAAGAGTTGTCTTACTAACTTCAGGCATGCCTGCATTTAACAAAGGGATGAGAATCTTAGATGAGATAGAAAAACAATAA